A genomic region of Vitreimonas flagellata contains the following coding sequences:
- the flgG gene encoding flagellar basal-body rod protein FlgG encodes MRALSIAASGMQAQQTNVDVISHNIANMNTTGYKRQRAEFQDMLYQNIERPGSTSSASGAILPMGIQLGVGVQTDAVGRITSQGSITVSDNPYDVAISGRGYLQIALPSGQTGYTRAGNLAVNGDGSIVTSDGYLLEPSITVPAEATGIQITRDGVVEVTMQGQVEPQQIGQIEIATFINPPGLEAIGDNLFLETPASGAPNTSTPGSPGFGTIMQGFLELSNVNAVEEISSLIVAQRAYEMNARVITAADEMLQSTTQLR; translated from the coding sequence ATGCGTGCACTCTCGATCGCCGCCAGCGGCATGCAGGCGCAGCAAACCAACGTCGACGTCATTTCGCACAACATCGCAAACATGAACACGACGGGCTACAAGCGCCAACGCGCCGAATTCCAGGACATGCTCTATCAAAACATAGAGCGTCCAGGTTCGACGTCGTCCGCCTCGGGCGCAATTTTGCCGATGGGCATTCAGCTCGGCGTCGGCGTGCAGACCGACGCAGTTGGCCGCATCACCAGCCAGGGCAGCATCACCGTCAGCGATAATCCTTATGACGTCGCCATTAGTGGGCGCGGCTACCTGCAAATCGCCCTGCCCTCTGGTCAAACCGGATACACGCGCGCAGGCAACCTCGCAGTAAATGGCGACGGCTCGATCGTGACATCTGACGGCTATCTGCTTGAGCCGTCGATCACAGTGCCGGCCGAAGCGACGGGCATTCAGATCACGCGTGACGGCGTCGTCGAAGTGACCATGCAAGGCCAAGTCGAGCCGCAGCAGATTGGCCAAATTGAAATCGCCACCTTCATCAACCCGCCGGGCCTCGAAGCCATCGGCGACAATCTCTTCTTGGAAACGCCCGCCTCCGGCGCCCCGAACACGTCAACGCCGGGCTCGCCAGGCTTTGGCACGATCATGCAAGGCTTCCTCGAACTCTCGAACGTCAACGCGGTTGAGGAAATTTCGTCGCTGATCGTGGCGCAACGCGCCTACGAGATGAACGCGCGCGTCATCACCGCCGCCGACGAAATGCTCCAATCGACGACGCAATTGCGCTGA
- the flgH gene encoding flagellar basal body L-ring protein FlgH, producing MAQDAIAAPGVAYDAARRGLAPPQLAPVGTPAALTGGAQQTMPSYPEPVAYEPAPNSLWRSGSRSFFNDQRANRIGDILTVEIEIDDSAELSNTSNRSREASSSAGISNFFGLEQSVGDLIGGAFDTENLIGGNADSEHRGTGAINREEKIELTVAAVIVDRLPNGNLVIAGRQEVRINGELRELTVSGIIRPEDVTSDNKINHTQIAEARISYGGRGSISAVQRPNWGQRLGDAITPW from the coding sequence ATGGCGCAGGACGCCATCGCTGCACCCGGCGTGGCCTATGACGCCGCCCGCCGCGGTTTGGCGCCGCCGCAACTCGCGCCTGTTGGCACACCAGCCGCGCTCACGGGCGGTGCGCAACAGACGATGCCGTCGTATCCGGAGCCCGTGGCGTATGAACCCGCGCCGAATTCGCTCTGGCGTTCAGGTTCGCGCAGTTTCTTCAACGATCAGCGCGCCAATCGCATTGGCGACATTCTGACCGTCGAGATCGAGATCGACGACAGCGCCGAGCTTTCGAACACCTCGAACCGCTCACGCGAAGCCTCAAGCTCGGCGGGCATCTCGAACTTCTTCGGGCTTGAGCAAAGTGTCGGCGATCTCATCGGCGGCGCGTTCGACACCGAGAATTTGATCGGCGGCAACGCAGATTCCGAACATCGCGGCACTGGCGCGATCAATCGCGAAGAGAAGATCGAGCTCACGGTCGCGGCCGTGATCGTGGATCGTCTGCCCAACGGCAATCTCGTCATCGCGGGTCGCCAAGAGGTGCGCATCAATGGCGAACTGCGCGAACTCACCGTCAGCGGCATCATCCGCCCTGAAGATGTGACCAGCGACAACAAGATCAATCACACGCAGATCGCGGAAGCCCGCATCTCCTATGGCGGCCGCGGCTCGATCAGCGCCGTCCAACGCCCCAATTGGGGCCAACGCCTCGGCGACGCGATTACGCCGTGGTGA
- the flgA gene encoding flagellar basal body P-ring formation chaperone FlgA encodes MLRWFCLLACLYMVFASVAFAEPVTLRTRIEASGPAVTMGDVFEGAPADVAGRAIAPSPPAGQISTINMPVLQAAASAAGLQFTPPAGVNAVQVVRPGGLRATLPAAGGNRTIVDAVIRRGESVNLVYQAPGMSLMMRARALEDGAIGQPIRLQNTSSNRTIEAVVTGPGAARANP; translated from the coding sequence ATGCTGCGCTGGTTCTGCCTTCTCGCTTGCCTCTACATGGTGTTCGCCTCCGTGGCGTTCGCCGAGCCCGTCACGCTGCGCACGCGCATCGAAGCGAGCGGCCCTGCTGTCACGATGGGCGACGTGTTCGAGGGCGCGCCAGCCGACGTCGCCGGTCGCGCCATCGCGCCGTCCCCGCCAGCGGGGCAAATCAGCACCATCAATATGCCCGTGCTGCAAGCGGCAGCATCCGCTGCTGGGCTACAGTTCACGCCGCCGGCGGGCGTCAACGCTGTGCAAGTTGTTCGCCCTGGCGGCTTGCGCGCGACCCTGCCGGCGGCGGGAGGCAATCGCACGATTGTCGACGCTGTCATTCGCCGCGGCGAAAGCGTGAACCTGGTTTATCAAGCGCCAGGCATGTCGCTGATGATGCGCGCACGCGCGCTCGAAGATGGCGCGATCGGCCAACCCATACGTCTGCAAAACACATCGTCCAATCGAACCATTGAAGCCGTGGTCACTGGCCCCGGCGCTGCGAGAGCCAATCCATGA
- the flgF gene encoding flagellar basal-body rod protein FlgF encodes MAMDNALMLGLQTQRVLQRRMDIAANNLANVATTGFKADGIWLQEADSTNAHAEEAPTNIRFVRDMGLVRNMQQGPIAMTGNPLDVAIEGEGFFMVQGPNGQTLYTRDGAFSLAGDGRLVTSDGYPVLSGGGAPIVLDPQGETPSIGRDGAIRVAGVEAGRIGVASFAAPAALQKVGDNLWDAEGQRAGEFEGVVVQGALEGSNVRPVVELTRLIEISRAYQSAAKIVSNTDDLRQRAIQQLGR; translated from the coding sequence ATGGCGATGGATAACGCACTCATGCTCGGCCTGCAGACGCAACGTGTTCTGCAACGGCGGATGGATATCGCGGCGAACAATCTCGCCAACGTGGCCACCACGGGCTTCAAGGCCGATGGCATCTGGCTGCAAGAAGCCGACAGCACCAACGCACACGCAGAAGAAGCCCCCACCAACATTCGTTTCGTTCGCGACATGGGCCTTGTGCGCAACATGCAGCAAGGCCCGATCGCGATGACGGGCAATCCGCTCGATGTCGCCATTGAAGGCGAAGGCTTCTTCATGGTGCAAGGCCCGAATGGGCAAACGCTCTACACGCGCGATGGCGCGTTTTCGTTAGCCGGTGATGGACGCCTCGTGACCAGCGATGGTTACCCGGTCCTCAGCGGCGGGGGAGCGCCGATCGTTCTCGATCCGCAAGGCGAAACGCCTTCGATCGGGCGCGACGGCGCTATTCGTGTGGCCGGCGTCGAGGCCGGTCGCATTGGTGTGGCGAGTTTCGCCGCACCGGCCGCGCTCCAAAAGGTCGGGGACAACCTTTGGGACGCGGAAGGACAAAGAGCGGGTGAGTTTGAAGGCGTGGTCGTTCAAGGAGCTCTCGAAGGCTCCAACGTACGCCCCGTCGTTGAGCTCACCCGGCTCATTGAAATCTCGCGCGCTTACCAATCGGCGGCGAAAATTGTTTCGAACACCGATGATTTGCGTCAGCGCGCGATCCAACAACTCGGCCGATAA